A region from the Chitinophaga sp. Cy-1792 genome encodes:
- a CDS encoding TetR/AcrR family transcriptional regulator, which translates to MRPRNLDKEQAIKSIALDIITNEGLENLTMQKLANAVGISPRTIYIKYADKEDLLVKLFVDEVLGDYEQAVLKDFSATMDFADGIRKLWQNTFHYLKDHQPGFALLQYSKTTPLLHKAYQERNIRQGDHFQAIHTFFQRHAAAGLIPVLPMDVYRALLQAPLQELVREYFDHSTRKQQIITDQVVADCCEMVIKGLLK; encoded by the coding sequence ATGAGACCCAGAAATCTTGACAAGGAACAGGCTATTAAAAGCATTGCCCTGGACATCATCACCAATGAAGGCCTGGAAAATCTAACCATGCAAAAGCTGGCGAACGCGGTGGGTATCTCTCCCCGGACCATCTACATAAAATATGCTGATAAAGAAGATCTGCTGGTAAAGTTATTTGTAGATGAGGTACTGGGAGATTATGAGCAGGCGGTATTAAAAGATTTTTCTGCAACCATGGATTTTGCCGATGGCATCCGAAAATTATGGCAGAACACCTTTCATTACCTGAAAGACCATCAGCCGGGCTTTGCCCTCCTGCAATACAGCAAAACCACTCCCCTGCTGCATAAAGCTTACCAGGAGCGCAACATTCGGCAGGGCGATCATTTTCAGGCCATTCATACCTTCTTTCAACGCCACGCCGCGGCCGGGCTGATACCCGTATTGCCCATGGATGTATACAGGGCACTGTTACAGGCGCCTCTCCAGGAGCTGGTGCGCGAATACTTCGACCACAGCACAAGGAAGCAACAAATTATTACAGACCAGGTAGTAGCAGATTGCTGCGAAATGGTCATAAAAGGATTACTTAAATAG
- a CDS encoding BamA/TamA family outer membrane protein, with the protein MFLTPLQLYAGGPVRDTLPPLTKDSTVTQGITPDTALIAAADTTIKGIFNKIVYYLKHTNDVRPRKKFDFSIIGGPYYAPETSAGIAAMFAGLYSTDRADTALPLSSISVYGTGSLSGFYGIGINSITIFPNERFRLQVKASFSSQPNKYWGIGYDQASDKDNYTKYTLVTKKISADFSACVKGRLFAGVSVIVNDGRAQQIDTSGGKPLMQPDHVFGLGVGPFLTFDSRDFIPNAYKGIYARLGYKFFPSFLGNTATFQGWNAQFDWYKRVWKNCILATDLLAESNTSNVPWTLMPEAGGSNRLRGYFEGRFRDDKFLTGQVELRQKIYGRNGAVVWFGAGNVFPEFSALSFNQTLISYGIGYRWEFKRRINIRLDYGMGKDQSGFYFGINEVF; encoded by the coding sequence TTGTTTCTGACACCGCTTCAATTGTATGCCGGTGGTCCGGTAAGAGATACACTGCCACCATTGACCAAAGACAGCACCGTTACCCAGGGGATCACGCCTGACACGGCACTTATAGCGGCTGCAGATACGACCATTAAAGGAATCTTCAACAAAATTGTTTATTATCTCAAACACACCAACGATGTTCGTCCAAGGAAAAAATTCGATTTCAGTATAATCGGTGGTCCTTACTATGCGCCGGAAACCAGTGCAGGTATTGCTGCAATGTTTGCCGGCCTTTATAGCACCGACCGGGCAGATACTGCGCTACCGTTGTCCAGTATATCCGTTTACGGAACCGGGTCGCTGTCGGGTTTTTATGGCATAGGTATTAACAGCATCACCATTTTTCCGAATGAGCGCTTCCGGTTGCAGGTAAAGGCCTCCTTTAGTTCGCAACCAAACAAGTACTGGGGAATTGGCTATGATCAGGCATCTGACAAAGATAATTACACCAAATACACGCTGGTCACGAAGAAGATATCGGCAGATTTCAGTGCCTGTGTCAAGGGCAGACTTTTTGCAGGCGTCAGTGTCATTGTTAATGATGGCAGGGCACAGCAGATAGACACCAGTGGCGGCAAGCCCCTGATGCAGCCCGATCACGTATTCGGACTGGGTGTAGGTCCTTTTCTCACCTTTGACTCCAGGGATTTCATCCCCAATGCCTATAAGGGCATTTATGCCAGGCTAGGCTATAAATTCTTTCCATCCTTTTTGGGCAATACCGCTACTTTCCAGGGTTGGAATGCGCAATTTGACTGGTACAAGCGTGTCTGGAAGAACTGTATTCTGGCTACAGACTTGCTGGCAGAATCCAACACCAGTAATGTACCCTGGACACTGATGCCGGAAGCAGGAGGATCCAACCGCCTGCGCGGCTATTTTGAAGGGCGTTTCCGGGACGATAAATTCCTCACGGGGCAGGTAGAGCTGCGTCAGAAAATTTATGGCAGAAACGGTGCAGTAGTATGGTTTGGTGCGGGAAATGTGTTTCCTGAATTCAGTGCGCTCAGCTTCAACCAAACCCTTATCAGCTATGGTATCGGGTACAGATGGGAATTCAAGCGCAGGATCAATATACGCCTGGACTATGGCATGGGTAAAGACCAGTCCGGCTTTTATTTTGGCATTAATGAAGTTTTCTGA
- the msrB gene encoding peptide-methionine (R)-S-oxide reductase MsrB, with protein MSNDHKNNPYYSRTDTNHLNVSNAEWKKILPPDLYNVAREQGTERAFTGKYWDSETRGTYYCAVCGNKLFRSDAKFASSCGWPSFFEAVRPNAVIYKPDNSFGMERIEVECARCNSHLGHIFDDGPAPTHKRFCMNSVSLDFEPDAK; from the coding sequence ATGAGTAATGACCATAAGAACAACCCGTACTATTCCCGTACGGACACGAACCATCTGAATGTCAGCAATGCGGAGTGGAAAAAGATTCTGCCGCCGGATTTGTACAATGTGGCAAGGGAACAGGGCACAGAGCGTGCATTTACCGGTAAATACTGGGATAGTGAAACAAGAGGCACTTATTATTGCGCCGTATGTGGTAATAAGCTATTCCGTTCAGACGCGAAGTTTGCCAGCAGCTGCGGATGGCCAAGTTTCTTTGAAGCGGTACGTCCGAACGCGGTGATTTACAAGCCAGACAATTCCTTTGGCATGGAGCGTATTGAAGTAGAGTGCGCCCGTTGCAACTCGCACCTGGGGCATATCTTCGATGACGGGCCAGCGCCAACGCATAAACGGTTTTGTATGAATTCGGTATCGCTGGATTTTGAGCCGGATGCGAAGTAA
- a CDS encoding tetratricopeptide repeat protein, whose amino-acid sequence MNTAIFRPKCASTLVAIFFSGIFAGASAQNPADNALSQFMAGNFAQTKTLTADIISRDKNNALAYALHGRILVVDNDLDNGLADYEKAIKLAPDNGVYYAFEGACYQYMHKDPLSEKTFDKALKLLSSPKSAWEYYARGIVYESRKNDDAALADFNNAIRLQPDFTLCYVKRARILNDRKQTDAAMEALSQAIRLNPQYSGPYFTRGNIYYNQQQYEKALADFSQVTTLNPKDADAWFNRAVMNKKLGRYDVALTDYNKVAAMNPNDADIYGNRGNTYFMMDKAVEAYTDYCHAIRLNPGKAQYYVNRAAVFLRWEQTDSAFADYNHAIRLDPTYADAYIERGNIYLNIKNKPDSALADYNHVIAMNPGYSNAWLNIGVVHHNNEEFKAAIDNYSKAIEADPNNMLAYLNRADAYEATGNTRQSNLDKKKYADLGGKITASAGSSTKSIYPEGTFDAKLAAASLQRGTSRIVGRACTKKDGLIFNASGVRVLLFPVTPYLEEWYSLRDKKEGKNTRVYMSKEANKYAIEAVSGADGRFSFEGLKPGKYFIQLVHNFNQRKTARVYTGSYTAQNGPVMTTTNYYYDQDYLVERSQRLERFVEIKDDGDTRKITMANSLIKTCDF is encoded by the coding sequence ATGAACACTGCCATCTTTCGCCCAAAATGTGCCAGTACGCTCGTAGCAATCTTTTTCTCAGGAATATTTGCCGGCGCCAGCGCACAGAACCCTGCCGATAACGCCCTCAGCCAGTTTATGGCAGGTAATTTCGCCCAAACAAAAACTTTAACGGCGGATATCATCTCAAGAGATAAAAATAATGCCCTGGCATATGCCCTGCACGGCCGGATCCTCGTTGTCGACAATGACCTGGATAACGGCCTCGCCGACTACGAAAAAGCCATAAAACTGGCCCCTGATAATGGCGTGTACTATGCTTTCGAAGGCGCCTGCTACCAGTATATGCATAAAGATCCCCTGTCAGAAAAAACTTTCGACAAGGCCCTGAAGCTACTCAGTAGCCCTAAATCAGCCTGGGAATACTACGCCAGAGGTATCGTCTACGAAAGCCGTAAAAATGACGATGCCGCCCTGGCAGATTTTAACAACGCCATCAGACTACAGCCCGACTTCACCCTCTGCTACGTTAAACGGGCCCGCATCCTGAACGATCGCAAACAAACGGATGCCGCCATGGAAGCACTCAGCCAGGCCATCCGTCTCAACCCACAATATAGCGGACCCTATTTCACCCGAGGCAATATCTACTACAACCAGCAACAGTACGAAAAAGCCCTGGCCGACTTCAGCCAGGTAACCACCCTCAACCCTAAAGATGCTGACGCATGGTTTAACAGGGCGGTTATGAATAAAAAACTGGGCAGGTACGATGTCGCCCTGACCGATTATAATAAAGTCGCAGCAATGAACCCCAACGATGCCGACATCTACGGCAACCGCGGCAATACCTACTTTATGATGGACAAAGCCGTAGAAGCCTATACAGATTACTGCCATGCCATCCGGCTCAACCCCGGCAAAGCACAGTACTACGTCAACAGGGCAGCGGTGTTTTTAAGATGGGAACAAACCGATTCCGCCTTCGCCGACTATAACCACGCCATACGCCTGGACCCCACCTACGCCGACGCCTATATCGAAAGAGGGAATATCTACCTGAATATCAAAAATAAACCTGATTCAGCACTGGCAGACTATAACCATGTCATTGCCATGAATCCCGGCTATTCAAACGCATGGCTGAACATTGGTGTGGTGCACCACAATAACGAAGAATTCAAAGCCGCTATCGATAACTATTCCAAAGCCATCGAAGCAGATCCCAACAATATGCTGGCTTACCTCAACAGGGCAGATGCCTATGAGGCCACCGGCAATACCAGGCAATCCAATCTGGATAAAAAGAAATATGCTGACCTGGGCGGGAAAATTACTGCTTCCGCAGGCTCATCAACAAAAAGTATCTATCCCGAAGGCACCTTCGATGCTAAACTGGCCGCGGCATCGCTCCAGCGCGGTACTTCCCGCATCGTCGGCCGCGCCTGTACCAAAAAAGATGGCCTGATATTCAACGCTTCAGGTGTCAGGGTACTGCTCTTCCCCGTAACACCATACCTGGAAGAATGGTACAGCCTCCGTGATAAAAAAGAAGGGAAAAATACCCGTGTATACATGTCTAAAGAAGCCAATAAATACGCCATTGAAGCTGTTTCAGGAGCAGATGGCCGCTTCTCCTTCGAAGGACTCAAACCCGGCAAATACTTCATCCAGCTGGTACATAATTTCAACCAGCGGAAAACAGCAAGGGTGTATACCGGCTCCTATACTGCACAGAATGGCCCCGTCATGACCACCACCAACTATTACTACGATCAGGATTACCTCGTGGAAAGGTCACAGCGCCTGGAACGCTTTGTGGAAATCAAAGACGATGGAGACACCAGGAAGATCACCATGGCCAACAGCCTGATTAAAACCTGCGACTTCTAG
- a CDS encoding NAD(P)/FAD-dependent oxidoreductase — MQLIKDKQIAIVGGGPGGLTLARLLQMKGAQVKVYERDLNRQVRVQGATLDLHEDAGLLALEHAGLMEAFKKYYRPGADRIRIMDKDARILYDEHHAAHEGWNRPEIDRGPLRELMLNSLQDDTVTWDSQFVSMEAAGEGWELLFKNGHKAYADLVIAADGANSRIRPYITDIKPFYSGVTGIEGAVYDAATALPEVHALLQDGKIFILGDGKSLIISSKGDGSMVFYAGFNCEEDWHRNNGIDYSDIAQVSQWFRQEYAGWASVWNSLFEKASKAFIVRPMYCIPPYESWVTLPNLTMLGDAAHLMPPYAGEGVNMAMKDALDLSIALTGTDHSSIPAAIAAYEQDMRQRAGAAAEQTLAQTASIHSAAGLKNLLEMFTEI; from the coding sequence ATGCAACTGATTAAAGATAAACAGATTGCCATTGTAGGTGGTGGTCCTGGCGGACTGACACTGGCAAGACTGCTGCAAATGAAAGGCGCACAGGTAAAAGTTTATGAACGCGACCTCAACCGGCAGGTACGTGTGCAAGGCGCTACACTCGACCTCCATGAAGATGCAGGTTTGCTCGCCCTCGAACATGCCGGACTGATGGAAGCATTCAAAAAATACTACCGTCCGGGTGCCGACAGGATCCGCATTATGGACAAGGATGCCCGGATTTTGTACGATGAACACCATGCCGCTCATGAAGGCTGGAACAGGCCGGAAATTGACCGTGGCCCGCTACGGGAATTAATGTTGAACTCCCTGCAGGATGATACTGTAACCTGGGACAGCCAGTTTGTATCCATGGAGGCCGCCGGCGAAGGCTGGGAACTGCTGTTTAAAAACGGGCATAAAGCCTATGCAGATCTCGTTATTGCTGCCGATGGCGCCAACTCACGCATCAGGCCCTATATCACGGATATAAAGCCTTTCTATTCCGGGGTTACCGGTATTGAAGGCGCGGTATATGATGCGGCAACAGCATTGCCGGAAGTGCATGCTCTGTTGCAGGATGGAAAGATATTCATTCTTGGAGACGGAAAATCGCTGATCATCAGCTCGAAAGGCGATGGCAGTATGGTTTTCTACGCGGGTTTTAACTGTGAGGAAGACTGGCACCGCAACAACGGTATCGACTATTCGGATATTGCGCAGGTAAGTCAATGGTTCAGGCAGGAATATGCCGGATGGGCTTCGGTATGGAACAGTTTGTTTGAAAAGGCCAGCAAAGCCTTTATTGTAAGGCCTATGTATTGCATACCTCCCTATGAATCATGGGTAACGCTGCCTAACCTGACGATGCTGGGCGATGCAGCACACCTGATGCCTCCCTATGCAGGCGAAGGGGTGAATATGGCCATGAAAGATGCCCTGGACCTCAGTATAGCACTCACCGGTACAGACCATAGCAGCATACCTGCTGCCATTGCTGCCTATGAACAGGATATGCGTCAGCGTGCAGGGGCAGCCGCTGAGCAGACGCTTGCACAAACAGCGTCGATACATTCCGCAGCGGGACTGAAAAATTTGCTGGAGATGTTTACGGAAATTTAG
- a CDS encoding RNA polymerase sigma factor, whose product MHENELWLSCKAGELRGLEGLYSQFYNPLANYGGKFTTDDFCIDESIQDLFRRLWQNRHQMAYAASVKELLYGSFRKILLGNLEYNSSRNPHSLSGEHIPFCLDLPDRHPLIAKSRMTDLYGRWETLLQSLSNRQREAMYLKYYEGIPQERVGDIMNMHSGGTHSLLRTALESLHNSFGNFSLLVLFYLLKQS is encoded by the coding sequence ATGCACGAAAATGAATTATGGCTATCCTGTAAAGCCGGAGAGCTAAGAGGCCTCGAAGGACTGTATTCGCAGTTCTATAACCCGCTCGCTAATTACGGTGGTAAATTTACCACTGATGATTTCTGTATAGATGAGAGCATACAGGACCTTTTCCGCAGGCTATGGCAAAACAGACACCAGATGGCTTATGCAGCCTCTGTAAAGGAACTGTTGTACGGCTCCTTCCGCAAGATATTGCTGGGAAACCTGGAATACAATTCCAGCCGAAACCCGCATTCACTCAGCGGTGAACATATCCCTTTCTGCCTGGACCTGCCAGACAGGCATCCGCTCATCGCCAAAAGCCGGATGACAGACCTTTACGGAAGATGGGAAACCCTGCTGCAGTCTTTGTCTAACCGCCAGCGGGAAGCCATGTACCTGAAGTATTATGAAGGTATTCCCCAGGAAAGGGTCGGCGATATCATGAATATGCATTCCGGAGGTACACACAGCTTGCTGCGTACGGCCCTGGAATCTTTACATAACAGCTTCGGGAATTTCTCGCTGCTGGTATTGTTCTATCTGTTAAAGCAGTCCTGA
- a CDS encoding YtfJ family protein, which translates to MFFNIEQTSVTYNTFFDKRMSVCSKFLHPRYVYMKTGLIMWCALCFHLQLSAQLKKGDKVTQITIRDASNKPMTLPHFGEKSLLIFYPDPDHASQNKTITNYLKAHPISSPNIFAFGVVNLKDAPLLPNSIVRMMVRREVNQTGANIYTDVNNTLSKSWHMGDVNNKFVIIFIDKTATVQFYKAGELTAEERKDLLHVIKQHS; encoded by the coding sequence ATGTTTTTTAACATAGAACAGACATCTGTAACCTATAACACCTTTTTCGACAAAAGGATGAGTGTCTGCTCAAAGTTTCTTCACCCCAGGTACGTATATATGAAAACAGGATTGATTATGTGGTGCGCCCTTTGCTTTCATCTGCAATTGTCCGCACAGCTCAAAAAAGGAGATAAGGTAACCCAGATTACGATCCGTGATGCCAGTAATAAACCCATGACATTACCGCACTTCGGAGAAAAATCCCTGTTAATTTTTTACCCCGATCCGGATCATGCCTCTCAGAATAAGACCATTACAAATTATTTAAAGGCACATCCTATTTCAAGCCCGAACATTTTTGCCTTTGGAGTGGTTAACTTAAAGGATGCGCCGCTACTTCCGAATAGTATTGTCCGGATGATGGTCAGGAGAGAAGTGAATCAAACGGGTGCCAACATCTATACAGATGTCAATAATACCCTCAGCAAATCCTGGCATATGGGAGATGTTAACAACAAATTCGTCATCATCTTTATCGATAAAACAGCTACCGTACAATTTTATAAAGCCGGCGAACTAACCGCAGAAGAAAGAAAGGATTTATTACACGTGATAAAGCAACATAGCTAG
- a CDS encoding phosphoethanolamine transferase, which yields MRMRLHWNRQATYLLLFAISWVIPNMALVCIHFTWFKLIYNLLFPFALAVALISVFRKPGIMMLLMLPMLIIHAYEIVFLYLFREGVITTDMFLNTVTTDVEESTELLGNIMPSIVIVCVLYLPILTLSIISCCMKMRLHAGFRRISSLYSGVFSLLLLGIVLAAGIRLDKQVYPFNVMYNLNFAIDKWYREKHYPITSAGFRFEAVKQENAGQREVYVLVLGESARAMSWSLYGYQQATNPTLQEIPGLIPFSDITSESNATQKSVPLILSPADASTAGWLYTRKSILSLFNEAGFRTWFITNQVANQQLIGFYSREAEKWVDINRGTNKKKAIGQYDANLLPHLKEALDADSADAFIVLHMHGSHFKYTNRYPADRGHFQPDHPLAIKIANKEELINAYDNSIRYSDSILTKVLQLLEERHLCASVLYVSDHGENLMDDDRHLFLHSTPFPTFYELRIPLFLWFSSAYKKIFPEKVARAETWRYTPADTRIVFHTLAEIAGIHSPYIITKQSVVSAGFEPEISRNILGDHEEPEEYTRYFKIQDYEALQREDSLLSVRRHAKD from the coding sequence ATGAGAATGAGACTACACTGGAACCGCCAGGCCACCTATCTGCTCCTGTTTGCGATCAGCTGGGTAATCCCTAATATGGCGCTGGTTTGCATACATTTCACGTGGTTTAAACTGATATACAACCTGCTTTTCCCTTTTGCGCTGGCTGTTGCCCTGATTTCCGTATTCAGGAAGCCCGGCATTATGATGCTGCTGATGCTGCCGATGCTCATCATACATGCCTACGAAATCGTGTTCCTGTACCTGTTCCGCGAAGGGGTGATTACTACGGATATGTTCTTGAATACGGTTACCACGGATGTAGAGGAAAGCACGGAGTTGTTGGGAAACATCATGCCCAGCATTGTGATCGTATGTGTTTTATATCTTCCCATACTTACGCTCTCCATTATCTCCTGTTGCATGAAAATGCGACTACATGCAGGTTTCAGAAGAATATCCAGCTTATATAGCGGTGTATTCAGCCTGCTGTTACTGGGCATTGTGCTGGCAGCCGGCATCAGGCTGGACAAACAGGTATATCCCTTTAATGTCATGTACAACCTGAATTTTGCGATAGACAAATGGTACAGGGAGAAGCATTACCCGATTACTTCGGCGGGCTTCCGGTTTGAGGCAGTGAAGCAGGAAAACGCTGGCCAGCGCGAGGTTTATGTGCTGGTACTGGGAGAATCCGCCAGGGCGATGAGCTGGAGTTTATACGGCTATCAGCAGGCCACCAATCCTACCTTACAGGAGATACCGGGGCTGATACCTTTTTCTGATATCACCAGTGAATCCAATGCCACTCAAAAGAGTGTGCCGTTGATATTGAGTCCGGCGGATGCTTCCACTGCCGGCTGGCTTTATACCCGTAAGAGTATTTTGTCGTTGTTTAATGAAGCCGGTTTTCGTACCTGGTTCATTACCAACCAGGTGGCCAATCAGCAACTGATCGGGTTTTATTCACGGGAAGCAGAAAAATGGGTAGACATCAACCGGGGCACCAATAAAAAGAAAGCGATCGGGCAATATGATGCGAACCTGTTGCCACACCTCAAGGAGGCCCTGGATGCCGATTCCGCTGACGCTTTTATTGTCTTGCATATGCATGGTTCGCATTTCAAGTACACCAATCGTTATCCGGCAGACAGGGGCCATTTTCAGCCTGATCATCCGCTGGCCATCAAGATAGCGAATAAGGAAGAACTGATCAATGCATATGACAACAGCATCCGATATAGCGACAGCATTCTTACCAAAGTATTGCAGCTACTGGAGGAACGGCATTTATGTGCCAGCGTGTTGTACGTGTCTGACCATGGGGAGAATTTAATGGACGATGACCGGCATTTGTTTCTGCATAGCACCCCCTTCCCTACTTTTTATGAACTGAGAATCCCGTTGTTTCTATGGTTTTCATCTGCCTATAAAAAAATCTTTCCGGAAAAGGTGGCCAGGGCGGAAACCTGGCGTTATACGCCGGCGGATACACGCATTGTATTTCATACGCTGGCCGAGATTGCCGGCATACACAGTCCTTATATTATTACGAAGCAATCCGTGGTGAGTGCAGGGTTTGAGCCGGAGATCAGCAGGAATATACTTGGCGACCATGAAGAGCCGGAAGAGTATACCCGATATTTCAAGATACAGGATTATGAAGCGTTACAGCGGGAAGATTCCCTATTATCCGTGCGGCGGCATGCGAAGGATTAA
- a CDS encoding DUF1304 domain-containing protein — translation MLPIIVKIFIGAIAAEHLYILWFEMFDWENRGKKIFKGKFTDEMFKATKGLAANQGLYNGFLAAGLIWSLLISNAEWQHNVAVFFLLCVAIAGIYGAATASRKIFVVQALPALITLVLVSLL, via the coding sequence ATGTTACCTATTATTGTCAAAATATTTATCGGTGCCATAGCGGCAGAGCATTTATATATTCTCTGGTTTGAGATGTTTGATTGGGAGAACCGGGGGAAGAAGATTTTCAAGGGTAAGTTTACAGACGAAATGTTTAAGGCAACCAAGGGGTTAGCGGCCAATCAGGGGCTTTATAATGGCTTTCTGGCGGCGGGGTTGATATGGTCGTTGCTGATCAGCAATGCGGAATGGCAGCATAACGTGGCCGTCTTTTTCCTGCTTTGTGTGGCCATAGCAGGCATTTACGGCGCTGCTACGGCCTCACGGAAAATATTTGTAGTGCAGGCGTTGCCGGCATTGATTACGTTGGTACTGGTAAGTTTATTATAG